The Streptomyces kanamyceticus DNA segment CGTCGGCCGATGTGCCCATCCACACCGCGGCGGGCGCGAGGACCAGGAAGGGCGCGGCCCGCCGGGCGAGCTCCTCACCGGCCAGCGCCCGCACCGTCACCAGGACGCCGAGGCAGGCCGTGGCGCCGACGGTGACGCACCAGACCCCGGCCCAGGCGCCGCCCCCGAGGCCGATCCGGTCGAGCAGCACGAAGGTGAGGGGCGCGGCGGGCGGGTGGCCCGCGGTGTGCGCGGGCCAGGGGTCGGGCGAGTCGATCAGGATGTGCCGCGTGAAGTCCCGCAGGGTGCCGGGGATGTCCTGGAAGCGGTCGACGACCCGCAGATACTCGTACTTCGTGGTCAGTCGGCCCGCGATGCCGCGCTGCCAGCCGTCGATCAGCGCGAGCGAGAACGTCCACGCCGTCGCGGTGCCCCAGGCCGCGCCGAGCAGCGCGCGCCACGGCAGCCGGGCGGCGACGCGCGGCCCGTAGGCGACGACGGCGACCGCCACGGCGAGCGCGGCCGGGGTGCCGGGCCCGATGTGCGGGTCCCAGCGGGCGTACAACGGGGGCCAGTTGACGTGCAGGGTGCCGTCCGAGTGCTCGATGGCGGTGCCGACGGCGACGGCCGTCACGACGAGCAGGGCGGCGGCGAGAGCGGCGCCCAGGTCACGCAGGTCACGACGGTCACGCTGGAGATCGCGGTTCACACTGGGAACGCTAGGCGTGAACAGGGCGGACGAGGCCGATCGCGGCCCGGACGTCAGCGTTTCGTCATGAGTCGTACGCCGGGCTTCGCCAAGAGGGCGACGTCAGCGTTTCGTCATGAGTCGTACCCCGTGTTCGGGGGCGGCCCCGGCCTACCTTCGGGGCATGAGCGACCCACGGCTCCCCTCATCACCCGGTTTCTGGCGCAGCCCCGTGCGCGGCCCCTGGTTCACCTCCGTGCTCGGACTCGTCCTGCTGGCCGGGATCACCGTGCTGTTCGTGACGGGCCTGCTGTCGTACGCCGCGTACAACCCGGACCTCGCGCCGGTCAACGACAAGACCCCGGACAAGGGGCTGCTCGGCTTCTACCTCTTCTCCTGGCCGACCGACCCGCCGTGGCTGTACCGGCTCACCCAGGGCGTCCACGTGACGCTGGGCATCACCTTGATCCCCGTACTCCTCGCGAAGCTGTGGTCGGTCGTGCCGAAGCTGTTCGCGCTGCCGCCCGTCCGGTCCTTCGCCCACGCGATCGAGCGGATCTCGCTGCTCCTGCTGGTCGGCGGCGCGCTCTTCGAGTTCGTGACGGGCGTGCTCAACGTGCAGCTCGACTACCTCTTCCCCGGCTCGTTCTACCCGCTGCACTTCTACGGGGCCTGGGTGTTCTTCGCCGCGTTCGTGACGCATGCGGTGCTGCGGGTGCCGGTGGCGCTGCGCAACCTGCGGGAGATGCGTGGGGCGGGCGGAGGGGATCCGCTGGTCTCCCCGCGGCCCGATGCGCCTGATGTGCCTGACGCGCCCACCGTGTCCCGGCGCGGCGCCCTCGGTCTGGTCGGCGGCGGCTCGCTCCTCCTGTTCGGTACGACGTTCGGGCGCGGCTTCGACGGGCCGCTGCGGCGGACCGCGGTGCTCGCCCCGCACGGCGGGCCCGAACCGGGCGGCGGGCCCGGCGGCTTCCAGATCAACAAGACGGCCGCGTACGCCGGGATCCGTGAGCGGGAGACGCGCGACGACGCCTGGCGACTGGAAGTCGTCGGCCGTACCGGAACCGTCCGGCTCAGCCGGGCCGACCTGTGCGAACTCCCCTCCCACGGCGCCGCGTTGCCCATCGCCTGCGTGGAGGGCTGGTCGACGTCCGACCAGGAGTGGCGCGGCGTACGGCTGCGGGACCTCGCGGCGCTCGTCGGTCATGACGCCCCGACGGACGTCCTGGTGGAGTCGCTCCAGCGGCACGGCGCGTTCCGCAGGGCCGCCCTGCGCGCCAACCAGGTCGGCGACGAGCGCTCCCTGCTCGCCCTGCGCGTCAACGGCGCGGACCTGACCCCCGACCACGGCTACCCGGCGCGGATCATCGTGCCCGCCGCGCCCGGCGTGCTCAACACCAAGTGGGTGGCCCGGATGACCTTCGGAGAACTGTGATGGCTTCTCGCTCGCGTCGTGGCTTTCGCCCCGTGCTGGGTAGCCCGTTCCAACTGCTGTTGCTCGCCTGCACGTTCGCGCTCGCAGGGTACGCGGGGGTGCGGCTGCTCGCGGGGGACTGGTTCGGGGTGGCCCTGTGGTTCGTGGGGGCGGCGCTGGTGCACGACCTGGTGTTGCTGCCGCTGTACGCGGGGCTCGATCGCCTGCTCGTACGGGCGGCGGGGCGGCGCCGGGACCTCGTCATGTACGTCCGCGTGCCCGCCGCGCTCTCCTGTCTGCTCCTGCTCGTGTGGTTTCCGCTGATCAGCGGGCAGGTGGCCGGGCGCTACGCGTCCGCCACCGGGCTCTCGGGGGACGGGTTCGCGGCGCGCTGGCTGTTGATGACGGCGGTGCTGTTCGGCGGCTCCGCGCTGCTCCTCGTGCTGCGGTCGCGGCCGTGGTCGCGGCGCTGGTCGCGGCTGCGCAGCGCGACGAAGGAGCGGCCGCCCGCCGTCCACTGACCGGCGGCGCGCCAGCCTGCCCGCTCGGCGTGCCGGAGCAGGGCGGGGGTGCCGAGGCGGGCCCAGGGGAAGGGGCCGTCGTCGGCCCGAAGTCCGTCGTCGGTGGCGTGCACCAGGTGGACGTGGACGCGTTCGTCGATGTCCAGCGGCGCGGTCTCGGCCAGCAACAGGCCACCGGGTACGAGGAGTTGGGCGACCCTCTCCAGGAGGGCGTGCGGATCGCCGCCGATGCCGAGATTGCCGTCCATCAGCAGCGCGGTGCCCCAGCGGCCCTCGCCGGGCAGCGGCTCGAAGACGGACCGGTGCAGCGCCTGGCCGCCGAGCCCGACCGTGTGCGCGACGGCGGCCTCGCTGACGTCGATGCCCAGGGCGCGCCCGCCGCGCGCGCCGAGGGCGGCGACGAGCCGCCCGGGACCGCACCCGATGTCGAGCACGGCGCCCTCGCAGTGCTCCACCACCCCCAAATCGGTCTCGTCGGCCCGCGCGCACCAGCGCTCCACGTCGAGGGGGAGCAGCCAGCCGTCGGCGCGCCGCAGGAAGAGCGGCCCGCGGCCCGCGCGCAGGGCGTCGGCGTAGGGGTCGGCGCACCAGGAGGGCGGCGTCGAAGCGGGACGGGGCGCCGTGGTGCGGTGCACGGAGTGGTGTACGGCGTGGTGTGCGGTGCTCATCGGCCGGTGACCGCCCCGAGTCGGCCGAGCTCCGCCGCGAACCTGCCGTGCGGTGCCGCGGCGGCGACCGATGCCGCGTCGGCGGCCGTGTCCACGTCCCGGAGGCGCCGCAGATCGCGTACGCGCAGTCCCGCGGCGACCAGTCGGGCGCGTTGGACGGCGCCCGTCGTGGGCGTCGACATCGGTACGCCGCGCAGGAGTTCGGGGTCGGGGCGCGCGAGGCCGAGCGCCCAGAAGCCGCCGTCGTCGGCGGGCCCGAAGCACGCGTCGTAGGACTCGTCGTAGGAGTCCTCGTAGGGGTCGTCGTGCGAGTCGCCGAGGCCGTCGAGGCCCGCGCCGAGCAGCTCCGGCGTCACCTGAGGTGTGTCCATGCCGATGAGCAGGGCGGGCCCCGTACAGCCCGCGAAGGCCGCGGCGAGCCGCTCGTCCAGGCCGCCCGCGACCTGCGGTACGACGTCGAAGCCGGTCGGCAGCCAGGGGCCTGGCGTGCCGTCGAGGACCAGCACGCGGCGCCGTACCGGAGTCGCCGCCACCGCCCGCAGCGTGTCGACGAGCGCGGCCTCGGCGAGCCGCGCGGCCTCGGTGGGGGTGAAGGGCGGGGTGAGCCGCGTCTTCACCCGCCCGGGCAGCGGTTCCTTGGCGATGACGAGGAGCGTGGTCACGGGGTGGTTCCTCCTGGGGGAGTGGTGCTGGGGCGGGCGCCGAGGCCGTCGTGCGCGTGCTCGTGCGCGGGCGGCTCGGCCAGGACGCGACTCATGTCGCGCACCGCCTGCCAGGTGCCGCGCCAGGTGCCGGTGACCTTCGACGCGCCGGTGCGCGGGAGGTAGGGCACGTCGTGTTCGGTGACCCGCCAGCCCGCGTCGGCGGCGCGGACCACCATCTGCAGGGGGTAGCCGCTGCGACGGTCGGTGAGGCCGAGCCCGATGAGTGGTGCGCGGCGTGCGGCGCGCAGCGGGCCGAGGTCGTGCAGGCGCAGTCCGGTGCGGCGGCGCAGCATGTGGGCGAGGGCGAAGTTCCCGGCCCTGGCGTGCGCGGGCCAGGCGCCCCGACCTCGTGGCCTGCGCCGTCCGAGCACCAGGTCGGCCCCGCCCTCCCGCACTTCTCGTACGAAGGGCAGGAGCAGGGACGGATCGAGCGACGCGTCGCAGTCGCAGAAGCACACGATGTCGGCGGTGGCGGCGAGGAGCCCCGCGTGGCAGGCGGCGCCGAAGCCGCGGCGGTCCTCGTGGACGACGGTCGCGCCGAGCGCGCGGGCGATGTCGGCCGAACCGTCCGTGGACCCGTTGTCCACGACGATGGCGCGCCAGCCCGGCGGCACGCGGTCGAGCACCCAGGGCAGGGCGTCGGCCTCGTCGAGGCAGGGGAGGACCACGTCGACTTCCGGTCCGCCCGGCCATGCGGGGTTCGGCGGGCTCGTGGGGGTGGGGTCGGTGAGGTCAGTGGGATCAGTGGGATCCGGTGGAGGGGGTGTCACGGCTTTCACCCTACGAGCGCGAAAGGTGCATATCGGACTTCAGGTCCTTACGAAACACGGACGTCGGGGCGGGTGCGCCCCTCGGGTGCGGCGCCGAGAGCGCCACGGTGCGAGGCTGGCGACATGGAGTACGAACCGCAGGAGGCGACGGGGACAGTGAAGGCATCCGCCGCACCTCCACCCCCACCCCCCGGACCCGACCGGATCCTCGTCGTCGACGACGATCCGACCGTCGCCGAGGTCGTCGCCGGGTACCTCGAGCGCGCCGGGTACGTCGTGGACCGCGCGGCGGACGGGCCCGCCGCGCTCGCGCGGGCCGCCGCGCACCGGCCCGACCTGGTGGTCCTCGACCTCATGCTGCCCGGCATCGACGGCCTTGAGGTCTGCGCGCGGCTGCGTGAGCGCGGCCCCGTACCCGTCATCATGCTCACCGCGCGCGGGGACGAGGACGACCGCATCCTGGGGCTCGAAGTGGGCGCGGACGACTACGTCACCAAACCCTTCAGCCCCAGGGAGCTGATCCTGCGGGTCGGTTCCGTGCTGCGCCGCACCCGCCCCGGCGCCGCCGCCCCGGCCCGCCCCCTCGCCGCCGCAGGACTGACCGCCGACCCCGCCGCCCGCCGCGCCACCAAGAACGGCACCGAACTCGCCCTCACCCTGCGCGAGTTCGACCTGCTCGCTTTCTTCCTGGCCCACCCCGGTCACGCGTACGGCCGCGAGGACCTGATGCGCGAGGTCTGGGGCTGGGACTTCGGCGACCTGTCGACCGTCACGGTCCACGTCCGCCGCCTGCGCGGCAAGATCGAGACGGACCCGGCCCGCCCTCAGCTGATCCAGACGGTCTGGGGCGTGGGCTACCGCTTCGACCCGGCGGGCCCGCCCGCACCCGGGGACGACCGGCCCGCCGCCCGTACGGATGCGGACGGCTGACGGCCGTGCGCGACATACTCCTCATCGCCCTGTTCGCCTTCCTCGGCGCGCTCGGCGCCGGACTGCTCGGCGCCGTCGCGCTGCGCCTGCTGCGCCGCCGCTCGCTCACCGCGTCGATCGCGGTCGTCGCCTCCGTGGCCGTGGGCGCGATGCTCGCCGGGACGCTGGCCGTGGCCTGGGCGATGTTCCTGTCCCCGCACGACCTGACCGTGGTCACCACCGTCGTCGCGATGGCCGCCGCCGTCTCGCTCGCCAGCGCGCTGCTGCTCGGCCGCTGGGTCGTCGCCCGGAGCCGCGAACTCGCCGTCGCCGCACGCTCCTTCGGTGACGGCGGCGACTTCGCGGCCCCCGACGTACCGGCGACCGCCGAACTGGAGGCCCTCGGCAGGGAACTCGCCGCCACCAGCGCCAAGCTCGCCGAGTCCAGGGACCGCGAGCGCGCCCTGGAGACCTCCCGGCGGGAACTCGTCGCCTGGATCTCCCACGACCTGCGTACGCCGCTCGCGGGCCTGCGCGCGATGTCCGAGGCCCTGGAGGACGGGGTCGCCGCCGATCCCGACCGCTATCTGCGTCAGATCCGTACCGAGGTCGAACGCCTCAACGACATGGTGGGCGACCTCTTCGAACTCTCCCGCATCCACGTCGGCGCCCTCGCCCTCTCCCCGTCCCGGATGTCCCTGTACGACCTGGTCGGCGACGCCCTGGCGGGCGCGGACCCGCTCGCCCGCGAACACGGCGTCCGCCTGGTCGGCGACCACGTCGAGCCGGTGCCGGTGGAGGTGGACGGCAAGGAGATGAGCAGGGTCCTCGGCAACCTGCTGGTCAACGCGATCCGCCGGACACCGGCCGACGGCACGGTCGCGGTGACCGCCGAACGTTCGCCCGAAGGCGTGGTCCTGTCCGTCACGGACGGCTGCGGCGGCATCCCCGAGGAGGACCTCCCGCGCGTCTTCGACACGGGCTGGCGCGGCACCCACGCGCGTACGCCTCCCGCGGGCGCGGGCCTCGGCCTGGCGATCGTCCGGGGCATCGTCGAGGCGCACA contains these protein-coding regions:
- a CDS encoding sensor histidine kinase, which encodes MRDILLIALFAFLGALGAGLLGAVALRLLRRRSLTASIAVVASVAVGAMLAGTLAVAWAMFLSPHDLTVVTTVVAMAAAVSLASALLLGRWVVARSRELAVAARSFGDGGDFAAPDVPATAELEALGRELAATSAKLAESRDRERALETSRRELVAWISHDLRTPLAGLRAMSEALEDGVAADPDRYLRQIRTEVERLNDMVGDLFELSRIHVGALALSPSRMSLYDLVGDALAGADPLAREHGVRLVGDHVEPVPVEVDGKEMSRVLGNLLVNAIRRTPADGTVAVTAERSPEGVVLSVTDGCGGIPEEDLPRVFDTGWRGTHARTPPAGAGLGLAIVRGIVEAHKGRAAVRNIPGGCRFEVTLPAVEG
- a CDS encoding glycosyltransferase family 2 protein; protein product: MVLPCLDEADALPWVLDRVPPGWRAIVVDNGSTDGSADIARALGATVVHEDRRGFGAACHAGLLAATADIVCFCDCDASLDPSLLLPFVREVREGGADLVLGRRRPRGRGAWPAHARAGNFALAHMLRRRTGLRLHDLGPLRAARRAPLIGLGLTDRRSGYPLQMVVRAADAGWRVTEHDVPYLPRTGASKVTGTWRGTWQAVRDMSRVLAEPPAHEHAHDGLGARPSTTPPGGTTP
- a CDS encoding molybdopterin-dependent oxidoreductase, translated to MSDPRLPSSPGFWRSPVRGPWFTSVLGLVLLAGITVLFVTGLLSYAAYNPDLAPVNDKTPDKGLLGFYLFSWPTDPPWLYRLTQGVHVTLGITLIPVLLAKLWSVVPKLFALPPVRSFAHAIERISLLLLVGGALFEFVTGVLNVQLDYLFPGSFYPLHFYGAWVFFAAFVTHAVLRVPVALRNLREMRGAGGGDPLVSPRPDAPDVPDAPTVSRRGALGLVGGGSLLLFGTTFGRGFDGPLRRTAVLAPHGGPEPGGGPGGFQINKTAAYAGIRERETRDDAWRLEVVGRTGTVRLSRADLCELPSHGAALPIACVEGWSTSDQEWRGVRLRDLAALVGHDAPTDVLVESLQRHGAFRRAALRANQVGDERSLLALRVNGADLTPDHGYPARIIVPAAPGVLNTKWVARMTFGEL
- a CDS encoding TIGR04282 family arsenosugar biosynthesis glycosyltransferase, which produces MTTLLVIAKEPLPGRVKTRLTPPFTPTEAARLAEAALVDTLRAVAATPVRRRVLVLDGTPGPWLPTGFDVVPQVAGGLDERLAAAFAGCTGPALLIGMDTPQVTPELLGAGLDGLGDSHDDPYEDSYDESYDACFGPADDGGFWALGLARPDPELLRGVPMSTPTTGAVQRARLVAAGLRVRDLRRLRDVDTAADAASVAAAAPHGRFAAELGRLGAVTGR
- a CDS encoding response regulator transcription factor, producing the protein MEYEPQEATGTVKASAAPPPPPPGPDRILVVDDDPTVAEVVAGYLERAGYVVDRAADGPAALARAAAHRPDLVVLDLMLPGIDGLEVCARLRERGPVPVIMLTARGDEDDRILGLEVGADDYVTKPFSPRELILRVGSVLRRTRPGAAAPARPLAAAGLTADPAARRATKNGTELALTLREFDLLAFFLAHPGHAYGREDLMREVWGWDFGDLSTVTVHVRRLRGKIETDPARPQLIQTVWGVGYRFDPAGPPAPGDDRPAARTDADG